One genomic region from Cucumis melo cultivar AY chromosome 9, USDA_Cmelo_AY_1.0, whole genome shotgun sequence encodes:
- the LOC103499309 gene encoding uncharacterized protein LOC103499309, with product MGNYISCTLSTPIGVKPSSSSTTTVIFPSGQIRHFHESVKAAELMFEIPNFFLVNSQSLHLGRRFSALMADEDLEMGNLYLMFPMKKVNSVVSVADMGALFLAAERVSGRNKRRIIGGGDSTVCVWPEVETEESKPKLNLDGSGGSDEDDDDVEGFSPVPEFGHRRSMCRSRKPLLETIAEEPVCSR from the coding sequence ATGGGGAATTACATTTCTTGTACTCTCTCCACACCAATCGGTGTCAAACCCTCCTCTTCTTCCACCACCACCGTCATCTTTCCCAGCGGCCAAATCCGACACTTTCACGAGTCGGTCAAGGCGGCCGAGCTCATGTTCGAGATCCCCAATTTCTTCCTTGTTAATTCTCAATCCCTTCATTTGGGTCGGAGATTTTCGGCTTTGATGGCCGATGAGGATCTCGAGATGGGTAATTTGTACCTTATGTTTCCCATGAAGAAGGTCAATTCGGTGGTGTCGGTGGCGGATATGGGGGCTTTGTTTCTCGCTGCCGAGCGGGTCTCCGGCAGGAATAAGCGGCGGATTATCGGCGGTGGGGATTCTACTGTTTGTGTTTGGCCAGAGGTGGAAACAGAGGAATCGAAACCGAAGTTGAATTTGGATGGTAGTGGTGGTAGTGATGAGGATGACGACGACGTGGAGGGGTTTTCGCCGGTCCCGGAATTTGGTCATCGGAGGTCGATGTGTAGGTCGAGGAAGCCATTGTTGGAGACTATAGCTGAAGAGCCTGTATGTTCGAGATGA